One genomic region from Fictibacillus marinisediminis encodes:
- a CDS encoding DUF5381 family protein has protein sequence MNFVNETDNGVQVTYSSFNLKWMVVGSLLLTAGSLYLMSSVMDVGIIRGFFNFLIGTVGLLFFGGILLRILTIAWGNKILFQIKPTGFVTRKGKEIPFSDIQGMSVGWHSSRPAGMVFKDVILRTNQKSILKSKAYLCTYNLLDDDEIEAIINKYVIPKVSESCKQAWLQETSSNVHDTKNPNMPT, from the coding sequence ATGAATTTTGTTAATGAAACAGATAACGGGGTGCAGGTGACGTACAGCAGTTTTAATCTTAAATGGATGGTCGTAGGTTCATTGCTGTTGACTGCTGGTTCACTTTACTTAATGTCTTCTGTAATGGATGTGGGTATAATCCGCGGTTTTTTCAATTTTTTAATTGGAACAGTTGGCTTATTGTTTTTTGGCGGAATTCTGTTAAGAATATTGACCATTGCTTGGGGGAATAAGATACTCTTTCAAATTAAGCCCACTGGCTTTGTGACGAGAAAAGGAAAAGAAATTCCGTTTTCAGATATTCAGGGCATGTCTGTTGGCTGGCACAGTTCTCGTCCTGCGGGAATGGTCTTTAAGGATGTTATACTGCGTACGAATCAGAAGTCCATTCTAAAGAGCAAAGCTTATTTGTGTACTTACAACTTATTGGACGATGATGAAATTGAAGCGATTATTAATAAATATGTAATTCCGAAAGTCAGTGAATCCTGCAAACAAGCTTGGCTGCAAGAAACTTCATCTAATGTTCATGACACTAAAAATCCAAATATGCCAACTTAG
- a CDS encoding DUF2085 domain-containing protein codes for MSKEELLSIIPCHRRPERSLKIKGKPMALCARCTAIYGSYLLLPFLYFVPQVHNLLFALLLQLPMLIDGFTQKWKWRESNNTLRVITGLLSGIGQCMMIWYAANLLKQLLS; via the coding sequence ATGAGTAAGGAGGAGCTTTTATCGATTATACCCTGCCACCGCAGGCCTGAACGCAGCTTAAAAATAAAAGGAAAACCGATGGCACTTTGCGCAAGGTGCACCGCAATCTATGGTTCCTATCTGCTGCTTCCTTTTCTTTACTTTGTTCCGCAAGTACATAATCTTTTATTCGCTCTGCTTCTTCAGCTTCCGATGCTGATTGACGGCTTCACCCAAAAATGGAAATGGCGCGAGAGCAACAATACGTTAAGAGTTATTACTGGTTTATTGAGCGGCATCGGCCAGTGTATGATGATTTGGTATGCCGCAAATTTGTTGAAGCAGCTACTAAGCTGA
- a CDS encoding EcsC family protein, producing the protein MIETRDYLTKELTMVEKWEKDQKDLWFWEKLGRIPFMLLDKITPKFLQDKMLQIVDEIGSYVHNGGKYLVSEKSILKKMKEYEELQEDFTAAEIGKLPLASMDKTASYFKSSRTRMATVQGATTGIGGLFTLGIDIPLVLGLSLKTLQEIAISYGYDPNEKEERIFIIKCLQFASSDYVGKRAILEELAMTDAERDRQAISQLQGWREVIAAYRDNFGWKKLFQMVPVAGIIFGAFINKSTIDEVAETGMMLYRKRRILERLHLLDEEPLNE; encoded by the coding sequence ATGATAGAAACACGGGATTATCTTACAAAAGAACTTACGATGGTTGAGAAGTGGGAAAAGGATCAAAAGGATCTCTGGTTCTGGGAGAAACTCGGGCGTATTCCGTTCATGCTCCTGGATAAGATCACACCGAAATTTCTGCAGGATAAAATGCTGCAGATTGTGGACGAGATCGGCAGCTATGTTCACAACGGAGGCAAATATTTAGTCAGTGAGAAATCGATTCTGAAAAAAATGAAAGAATACGAGGAACTGCAAGAAGATTTTACAGCTGCAGAGATCGGCAAGCTTCCTCTTGCGTCTATGGACAAGACAGCTTCTTATTTTAAAAGCTCCCGCACCAGGATGGCGACCGTCCAGGGCGCAACGACTGGTATCGGCGGGCTGTTCACCCTTGGAATTGACATCCCTCTTGTCCTTGGTTTGTCACTGAAAACGCTGCAGGAGATTGCCATCTCCTATGGGTATGATCCTAACGAAAAAGAAGAGCGGATCTTCATCATTAAATGCCTGCAGTTCGCCTCTTCTGACTATGTAGGGAAACGTGCCATTCTAGAAGAGCTCGCTATGACCGATGCGGAGCGTGACCGCCAGGCGATTTCTCAGCTGCAAGGCTGGCGTGAAGTGATCGCTGCTTACCGCGACAATTTCGGATGGAAGAAACTATTTCAAATGGTGCCTGTTGCAGGAATTATCTTTGGGGCCTTCATCAATAAGTCCACCATAGATGAGGTTGCGGAAACCGGAATGATGCTTTATCGGAAGAGGAGGATTTTAGAGCGTCTTCACCTGCTGGATGAGGAACCCTTAAATGAGTAA
- a CDS encoding transglutaminase-like domain-containing protein, whose amino-acid sequence MREILLILILPFLLITVPGCSLLNTADPKLDEGAAGNRYSAAAEKNNEKTDLEHVQLSGYSRKVGASLTSPKYKKFSVNSAFIVSGNIKNTKHLKSNYALITVHSEKGGSPDFKYLSPIKGGKYKQKVQLFDGKGTYKVKVSLPSDESKDYYYDLTEMEVTNVNPAVKRDVLYTQNAYKQDLKLDSTVEGYMKRDGKVDLSGSIGDKKAKDLMIEVSKGPQVTKVMVPLENGRFKSSIPLYFGKGVHTLKIMTPAENMANYYNQAAELQVDNTSGHTSQPIEFSKEYSERGYTLESPTVSGGKTDLDYEVKGKINPNAQYAKDTDTVFVQTKKGSLEAMYAIPVENYKFNGKFYLRFGPGSYEVNVFAPEITSANTNVQHFTGVAHFNVENTNPNDGRYRLPSRGIQSDDPEIGRLSEKLMKGKANDKEKALAVYKYVAKNVRYDVQKLNQRSFAFDDSAIKTLHEKKGVCQDFSYLGIALLRAGGMEARMATGYAGQDHAWIETKVDGRWLTMDPTWGSGYLQNNEFIRNFTMKYFDPAPSEFKKTHIKSGIEY is encoded by the coding sequence ATGAGGGAAATACTCCTCATTTTAATTCTTCCGTTTTTGCTGATAACTGTGCCGGGCTGCAGCCTGTTAAACACAGCTGATCCAAAGCTGGATGAGGGCGCAGCAGGGAACCGGTATTCGGCAGCGGCGGAGAAGAATAATGAGAAAACAGACTTGGAACATGTGCAGCTTAGCGGGTACAGCAGAAAGGTTGGAGCAAGCCTTACCAGCCCGAAGTATAAAAAATTCAGTGTGAACTCTGCCTTTATTGTTTCAGGGAATATAAAAAATACAAAACACTTAAAATCGAACTATGCACTGATCACGGTGCATAGTGAAAAAGGCGGCAGCCCCGATTTTAAATATCTGTCTCCGATCAAGGGAGGCAAATACAAGCAAAAAGTCCAGCTCTTCGACGGAAAAGGAACCTACAAGGTGAAGGTCAGCCTGCCGAGTGATGAGAGCAAGGATTATTATTACGACCTTACCGAAATGGAAGTAACCAATGTCAATCCGGCAGTGAAGAGAGACGTTCTCTATACACAGAACGCTTACAAGCAGGACCTAAAATTGGATTCCACAGTAGAAGGCTACATGAAAAGGGATGGAAAGGTTGATTTGAGCGGGTCGATCGGTGATAAAAAAGCGAAAGACCTCATGATTGAAGTGTCAAAAGGACCCCAGGTGACCAAGGTGATGGTTCCGCTTGAAAACGGCAGGTTCAAAAGCAGTATTCCGCTGTATTTTGGAAAAGGGGTTCATACACTTAAGATCATGACGCCGGCAGAGAATATGGCCAATTATTACAACCAGGCCGCTGAACTGCAGGTGGATAACACGTCAGGCCATACATCTCAGCCGATCGAATTTTCTAAAGAATACAGCGAACGCGGCTATACACTGGAATCCCCTACAGTAAGCGGGGGGAAAACAGATCTTGATTATGAGGTAAAGGGTAAGATCAATCCTAACGCCCAGTATGCCAAGGATACGGATACTGTTTTCGTCCAGACGAAAAAGGGAAGTTTGGAAGCGATGTATGCCATTCCTGTAGAAAATTACAAATTTAACGGAAAATTTTATCTTCGTTTTGGGCCGGGAAGCTATGAGGTAAATGTTTTCGCACCAGAAATTACTTCGGCTAACACGAATGTTCAGCATTTTACAGGAGTGGCTCATTTTAATGTAGAGAACACGAATCCGAATGATGGGCGCTATCGTCTTCCGTCAAGGGGCATTCAGTCTGATGATCCTGAGATCGGGCGTCTTTCTGAAAAGCTGATGAAGGGCAAAGCGAATGATAAAGAAAAGGCGCTGGCCGTATATAAGTATGTAGCAAAGAATGTCCGTTATGATGTACAGAAGCTGAATCAGCGGTCATTTGCCTTCGACGATAGTGCGATCAAAACACTGCATGAGAAAAAAGGCGTCTGCCAGGATTTTTCCTATCTCGGAATCGCCCTTTTACGCGCAGGAGGGATGGAAGCACGAATGGCTACAGGGTATGCAGGCCAGGATCATGCATGGATAGAGACAAAAGTGGATGGACGCTGGCTGACGATGGATCCGACGTGGGGTTCAGGCTATCTGCAGAACAATGAGTTCATCAGAAACTTCACGATGAAATACTTTGATCCCGCCCCATCTGAATTCAAGAAAACACATATCAAATCTGGAATAGAATATTAA
- a CDS encoding nicotinate phosphoribosyltransferase, with amino-acid sequence MRHEDLTLHTDKYQINMMYAHWKNGTQNKKCVCEAFYRKNPFGNGYAVFAGLERIAYYLQNLNFSEEDINYLREQEEQYEEGFLEELRNFRFTGNLASVKEGTIVFPKEPLIRVEARIFEAHLIETALLNFMNYQTLIATKAARVKQVAPEDYLMEFGTRRAQEADAAIWGARAAYIAGFDATSNLLAGKYFGIPTKGTHAHSWVQSFASEEDAFRKFAEALPDQSTLLVDTYDSMKSGLPNAIKIGLELKDKGKTLKGIRLDSGDLAYLSIQARKMLDEAGLNDTVIVASNDLDEDVISELKGQGAMITSWGVGTQLITAADQPALGGVYKLVARENNGEYVPTIKVSGNVEKVTTPGFKTVYRIVNEDTGKAEADYIAMEDEKLPEKDIYLFDPVETYKDKTIHRFQAQELLQPVFKDGELIYDLPTVHEIKTYYNGQIKMFWPEHMRKLNPQTYFVDLSKKVWSTKMELLKQAAKN; translated from the coding sequence ATGCGGCATGAAGATCTAACATTACATACGGACAAGTACCAGATTAATATGATGTATGCTCATTGGAAAAACGGAACACAGAACAAAAAATGCGTGTGTGAAGCATTTTATCGCAAAAACCCGTTTGGCAATGGCTATGCTGTATTTGCCGGGCTTGAACGAATCGCATATTATCTGCAAAATCTGAATTTTTCAGAAGAGGACATCAATTACCTCAGAGAGCAGGAAGAGCAATATGAAGAAGGTTTCCTGGAGGAACTCAGGAATTTCAGGTTCACAGGCAATCTTGCTTCCGTTAAAGAAGGAACGATTGTTTTTCCGAAAGAACCTTTGATCCGGGTGGAAGCCAGAATTTTCGAAGCCCATTTAATTGAAACAGCTCTTTTGAATTTCATGAACTACCAGACATTAATCGCAACAAAAGCCGCCCGCGTCAAGCAAGTGGCGCCTGAAGACTATCTCATGGAATTCGGAACACGCAGAGCGCAGGAAGCGGACGCTGCAATCTGGGGAGCAAGAGCGGCTTATATCGCAGGATTTGATGCAACATCCAATCTTCTTGCCGGTAAATACTTCGGCATTCCAACAAAAGGGACACATGCCCATTCCTGGGTCCAAAGCTTTGCGAGTGAAGAGGATGCGTTCAGAAAATTTGCCGAGGCCCTTCCGGATCAGAGCACACTTCTCGTAGATACATACGATTCAATGAAAAGCGGACTTCCGAACGCGATAAAAATCGGTCTTGAATTAAAAGATAAAGGAAAAACCTTAAAAGGAATAAGACTCGACAGCGGCGACTTGGCCTACCTCTCCATACAGGCGAGAAAGATGCTGGACGAAGCTGGCTTAAACGACACTGTGATTGTTGCCTCAAATGATCTTGATGAAGATGTCATCTCCGAATTAAAAGGACAAGGGGCTATGATTACCTCATGGGGTGTCGGCACACAGCTCATTACAGCTGCCGACCAGCCGGCATTAGGCGGGGTCTACAAACTTGTTGCCCGTGAAAACAACGGGGAATATGTTCCGACCATTAAAGTTTCCGGCAACGTGGAAAAGGTAACAACACCAGGTTTCAAAACCGTTTACCGCATCGTGAATGAAGACACGGGTAAAGCGGAAGCGGACTATATCGCGATGGAGGACGAGAAACTTCCTGAAAAGGATATTTACTTGTTTGATCCCGTGGAAACCTACAAAGATAAAACCATCCACCGTTTTCAAGCACAGGAACTGCTGCAGCCGGTCTTTAAAGACGGTGAGCTGATTTACGACCTTCCGACTGTTCATGAAATTAAAACCTACTATAATGGTCAAATCAAAATGTTCTGGCCGGAGCACATGCGGAAACTCAATCCGCAAACCTATTTCGTCGATCTGAGTAAAAAAGTGTGGTCCACCAAAATGGAACTATTGAAACAAGCTGCAAAAAATTAG
- a CDS encoding Hsp20/alpha crystallin family protein → MNPSWGKGNEWKKYADQVLGKDFFDDFKEFGLTNQGPLVNVYENSEEIYCLINLPGVKNIEDVNLYVHYRTLKVTGTIDFSIKKFNCVTEEIASGPIEREIPLPYPVEDRPLDAGYYRGLLYVRLQRLKQDKDQQKVKIYDYFE, encoded by the coding sequence ATGAATCCTTCATGGGGCAAGGGCAACGAATGGAAAAAATATGCCGATCAGGTGCTCGGCAAAGACTTTTTTGATGATTTTAAGGAGTTTGGCTTAACCAACCAAGGGCCTCTAGTTAATGTATATGAGAATTCAGAAGAAATTTACTGCCTAATTAACCTACCTGGAGTAAAAAATATCGAGGACGTCAATTTATATGTACATTACCGCACGTTAAAGGTGACAGGCACCATTGATTTTTCGATAAAAAAATTCAATTGCGTGACCGAAGAAATTGCCTCCGGGCCCATCGAACGGGAGATCCCGCTTCCCTATCCCGTTGAAGACAGACCTCTGGATGCCGGTTATTATCGCGGTCTTCTGTATGTCCGCCTCCAGCGCCTCAAGCAAGATAAAGACCAGCAAAAGGTAAAAATATATGATTACTTCGAATAG
- the gerPC gene encoding spore germination protein GerPC, producing the protein MDQDLYHILQQLQQQIIELQHENQTLREALNNIKPINIENINYKIQELHVKELKGTLNIGLTGEAHLEDMETIIDEIQQEGAHQQHHQDDQE; encoded by the coding sequence ATGGACCAAGACCTGTACCATATTTTGCAGCAGCTTCAGCAGCAAATTATTGAACTGCAGCATGAAAATCAAACGCTGAGAGAGGCTTTGAACAATATAAAGCCGATCAATATAGAGAACATTAATTATAAGATCCAGGAGCTGCATGTTAAAGAGTTAAAAGGAACGTTGAATATCGGACTTACCGGGGAAGCCCATCTTGAGGATATGGAGACGATTATTGACGAGATTCAGCAGGAGGGCGCCCATCAGCAGCACCATCAGGATGACCAGGAATAA
- a CDS encoding ferritin-like domain-containing protein: MYPYQAPFEETHYYYDPYNPYDPSVERQQQAQSQQQQQHQTYQQLINTLMSSIIGEATAVDFYTRLANEAPNEYSKNVLLNAAKDEKTHLQLFTRLYTSLTGKQPNYKIRPVKITNFRQSLFEAYEDELSDYEKYRNAYLMTQDTTIRDTFFRPYTDEIKHATRFSFLLNAR, translated from the coding sequence ATGTATCCATATCAGGCACCATTTGAAGAAACCCATTATTATTATGATCCCTATAATCCCTACGATCCATCTGTTGAGAGACAGCAGCAGGCCCAGAGCCAGCAGCAGCAACAGCACCAAACGTATCAGCAGCTGATCAATACACTTATGTCGAGCATTATTGGCGAAGCGACCGCTGTCGACTTCTACACCCGGCTTGCGAATGAAGCCCCGAACGAGTACAGCAAAAATGTACTGCTTAATGCTGCCAAGGATGAAAAGACGCATCTACAGTTGTTTACCCGACTTTATACTTCTTTAACAGGCAAGCAGCCTAACTATAAAATTCGTCCTGTAAAGATTACGAACTTCCGTCAGAGTCTGTTTGAAGCCTATGAAGACGAACTGTCCGATTATGAAAAATACCGCAATGCTTACCTTATGACCCAGGACACGACCATTCGAGACACCTTCTTCCGTCCTTATACCGATGAAATCAAACATGCTACACGCTTTAGCTTCTTATTGAACGCAAGGTAA
- a CDS encoding DUF2179 domain-containing protein, whose translation MLENGLAMIGTILLINVVYVSFFTIRMILTLKNQRYLAALISVFEVIIYVIGLGLVLDNLDKIQNLIAYALGYGLGVLVGMKIEEKLALGYITVNVITTETEAGLPNAIRSKGFGVTDWMASGREGQRLMMEILTSRKSESNLYEAVRSLDPKAFIISHEPKAFHGGFWVKSIRR comes from the coding sequence ATGTTGGAAAACGGTTTGGCGATGATTGGAACCATTCTTCTTATCAACGTGGTGTATGTTTCGTTTTTTACGATAAGAATGATATTAACGTTAAAAAATCAGCGGTATCTCGCAGCATTAATCAGCGTGTTTGAGGTTATAATTTATGTCATTGGCCTTGGGCTTGTATTGGACAACCTGGATAAAATTCAGAACCTGATCGCATATGCGCTCGGGTACGGTCTCGGTGTTCTGGTAGGTATGAAGATTGAAGAAAAGCTCGCACTTGGGTATATTACAGTTAATGTGATTACGACCGAAACGGAAGCCGGACTGCCGAACGCGATTCGCTCGAAAGGGTTTGGCGTCACGGATTGGATGGCTTCCGGCCGGGAAGGGCAGCGGCTGATGATGGAGATCCTGACATCACGCAAATCAGAATCCAACTTATATGAAGCGGTCCGTTCACTCGATCCGAAGGCGTTCATTATCTCCCATGAGCCGAAGGCCTTTCATGGCGGATTTTGGGTGAAAAGCATACGGAGGTAG
- a CDS encoding NETI motif-containing protein — MDKKPNKKKFEVQPGETISDCIDRMAEEGYSPVRRMEEPVFKEVKKNGKIEQEYHEQRIVFEGKIQ; from the coding sequence ATGGATAAAAAGCCAAACAAGAAAAAATTTGAGGTTCAGCCCGGTGAGACGATCTCTGATTGTATAGACCGAATGGCGGAGGAAGGGTATTCCCCTGTACGCCGCATGGAGGAGCCGGTTTTTAAAGAAGTAAAGAAAAATGGAAAAATCGAGCAGGAGTATCACGAACAACGCATTGTTTTTGAAGGGAAAATACAGTAA
- the purE gene encoding 5-(carboxyamino)imidazole ribonucleotide mutase, translating into MQKQVGVIMGSTSDWETMKHACDVLDELNVPYEKRVVSAHRTPDLMFQYAEEARTRGIGVIIAGAGGAAHLPGMVAAKTVLPVIGVPVQSKALNGLDSLLSIVQMPGGVPVATVAIGKAGATNAGLLAAQILAVTDEGLNARLTARRKKIQETVIESSDSLD; encoded by the coding sequence ATGCAAAAACAAGTTGGCGTTATTATGGGAAGTACTTCTGACTGGGAAACGATGAAGCATGCTTGCGATGTGCTGGATGAACTTAACGTGCCTTACGAAAAGCGGGTAGTTTCCGCACACAGAACACCGGATCTGATGTTTCAATATGCAGAAGAAGCGCGCACCAGGGGAATTGGCGTAATCATTGCCGGTGCTGGCGGCGCAGCACACCTGCCAGGTATGGTGGCTGCGAAAACTGTACTTCCTGTCATCGGCGTGCCGGTTCAATCCAAAGCATTGAACGGCCTTGATTCACTCCTTTCCATCGTTCAGATGCCAGGGGGAGTACCTGTAGCAACAGTCGCCATCGGCAAAGCAGGCGCCACCAATGCAGGGCTCTTGGCTGCTCAAATTTTAGCGGTAACGGACGAAGGTTTAAACGCTCGTTTAACAGCGCGCCGCAAGAAGATTCAGGAAACCGTAATAGAAAGCAGTGATTCCCTTGACTAA